The following are encoded in a window of Amphibacillus xylanus NBRC 15112 genomic DNA:
- the trhO gene encoding oxygen-dependent tRNA uridine(34) hydroxylase TrhO: MEKYQVLLYYQYVKMEDPEQFAQEHKAFCEELGLKGRILVAEEGINGTVSGTVEATQVYMDKMHADPRFSSMPFKIDETDGHAFKKLKVKPRPELVTLRLGEEDVNPLEVTGNYLEPDEFYQAMQDDNTVVIDARNDYEYELGHFRGAVKPEIKNFRELPAWIEANKDQFEGKRILTYCTGGIRCEKFSGWLVEKGFEDVHQLHGGIATYAKHPEVKGQLWDGKMYVFDERISVPINQVEHVIVGRDYFDGTPCERYINCGNPFCNKQILCSEENEAKYLGGCTHECRTHPNNRYIEEHNLTDAEVEARLKALEAEANQTI, translated from the coding sequence ATGGAAAAATATCAAGTTTTATTGTATTACCAGTATGTGAAAATGGAAGACCCTGAGCAATTTGCTCAAGAACACAAAGCATTTTGCGAAGAACTTGGACTAAAGGGACGTATTTTAGTCGCTGAAGAAGGTATTAATGGGACCGTATCAGGAACAGTTGAAGCAACTCAAGTGTATATGGACAAAATGCACGCAGACCCACGCTTTAGTAGTATGCCATTTAAAATTGACGAAACCGACGGACATGCGTTCAAAAAATTAAAGGTTAAGCCACGTCCAGAACTCGTCACATTAAGATTAGGTGAAGAAGATGTAAATCCACTTGAAGTGACTGGAAACTACTTAGAGCCAGACGAGTTTTATCAAGCGATGCAAGACGACAATACCGTCGTGATTGATGCACGGAATGATTATGAGTATGAACTCGGGCATTTTCGTGGTGCGGTTAAGCCAGAAATTAAAAACTTCCGAGAATTACCCGCCTGGATTGAAGCAAACAAAGATCAATTTGAAGGTAAGCGAATTTTAACTTACTGTACCGGTGGTATTCGTTGCGAAAAATTCTCCGGCTGGTTAGTGGAGAAAGGTTTTGAAGATGTTCACCAGCTTCACGGTGGCATTGCCACATACGCAAAGCATCCAGAAGTAAAAGGTCAACTATGGGATGGAAAAATGTATGTCTTTGATGAACGAATTAGCGTGCCAATCAACCAAGTTGAGCACGTCATCGTTGGAAGAGATTACTTTGACGGGACACCGTGTGAAAGATACATTAACTGTGGTAATCCATTCTGTAATAAGCAAATTCTATGCTCTGAGGAAAATGAAGCCAAATATTTAGGTGGCTGTACGCATGAATGTCGTACTCATCCAAATAACCGCTATATTGAGGAGCATAACTTAACCGATGCAGAGGTTGAAGCACGTCTTAAAGCGCTCGAAGCAGAAGCAAATCAAACAATTTAA
- a CDS encoding GNAT family N-acetyltransferase — MWQLKKFNQLELEDLYQILKNRVDIFVVEQKCAYPEIDGIDPDCYHLFKKDGNEIVAYARLVPNGVLYNYPAIGRIIVNQNYRKSGYGRELIKQAIKIITEDWQEPEIKLHGQTYLREFYQSFGFKEISEPYLEDGIPHVDMLYKK; from the coding sequence ATGTGGCAGTTGAAGAAATTTAACCAATTAGAGCTAGAGGACCTTTATCAAATTTTAAAAAATAGAGTAGATATCTTTGTGGTTGAGCAAAAGTGTGCCTATCCTGAAATTGATGGGATTGATCCAGATTGCTATCATTTGTTTAAAAAAGATGGAAATGAAATTGTTGCTTATGCTAGATTAGTACCTAATGGCGTTCTATATAACTATCCGGCAATTGGCCGAATTATTGTGAATCAAAATTATCGGAAATCTGGTTATGGACGTGAGCTAATCAAGCAAGCAATTAAGATTATTACTGAAGACTGGCAGGAACCAGAAATAAAACTCCATGGTCAAACTTATTTACGTGAATTTTATCAATCATTTGGTTTTAAGGAAATTTCAGAGCCATATTTAGAAGATGGCATTCCGCACGTTGATATGCTGTATAAAAAATAG